A region of the Electrophorus electricus isolate fEleEle1 chromosome 7, fEleEle1.pri, whole genome shotgun sequence genome:
cacacacacactcacctctctctatctctctctctcttcacacacacacacctctctctgtctctcacacacacacacacacacacacacacacacacacactcacacacacacacacacacacacacacacacacacacacacacacactcacctctctctgtctctctctctctctccactcacacacacacacacacacacacacacacactcacctctctctatctctctctctctttacacacactcacctctctctgtctctctctctctctcacacacacacacacacacacacacacacacacacacacacacacacctctctctgtctctctctctctcacacacacacacacacacacacacacacacacacagcaacagcaactgCAGCATCTTTCCCATCATGCCCCTGGCTTCCCCTTGACGCCACACCCCTCCGGCTTGGCTCTTGGCGCGGGGGCAGGGCTCGTGGCGTTGCCAGGGGCATTCCCCTTTCCACCGCACCTGCCGCCCAAAGACGACATCACTCGTCCTGAGTCTGTGGACCCCAGAGGTAAAGACATGCCCTAAAGGCAGAAACTCTCCGGTGAAGGTCGCGGAAAATGTACAACTACTTTACATAAAAGAGCGCAGCAAGCTGCATttggcagatactcttatccagagcaacttacaatattcagtcatgttacatgaCATTAGTGTAGCATTAGAAGTCATGCCCTGTGACTCTGATTGGTGCAGCACTTGCCCAGATGGTGACTGAACCCCAGTCCAGCACAGGGCTGACAGtgttgttacccactacactataccaaccaaAGTATATCCAGGCCTGTGTTGTGAGTGTTTAAGTAAAAACTGAACTCTGCCTTTTTCATTCTAGATGGCGCACCACACAGGGTGAGTATCTGTGCATGTCCGTGTATATTTCTGAACGCAGATGAATGATTTTCCTTAGGGAGCTTTTGTCTGTTACTGAAATGAGCTCAGTGTTGTGTCATGTGAACTGGTGTGTGTAATGCAGGCCAAGTCTTTAGCCTGGTATTGATTTGTGTTACGTATATGTGGGGCTGCTTGTGTAACAAACCTCGTCTTCCCACAAGGCCATCAGCCAGGAGGCCAAATAGTCTTCCATCAAAAGATTTTTCCATCACTTGCACTGGACAGATATTGTTTAATTGCTGCCTCCAGTGTTCCTTTGGCTATTAAACTAAAATGGGAAAAAGTGAGTAGCATGTTGGCCCTATGCCCAATGTAGGCAACCAATCACACATCTACTACATATATGTAGATACTGTGTATTCATTTTAGTGCTGAATGTTCATTTCATTATGTAAATGATAGGTAGCGTGTGTCCTCGTGATGTAGTAGTGTGTACAGgatgggcagtgtgtgtgcttgtgctgtgGTAGTATATATAGAGTGGTacgagtgtgtgcttgtgctatGTTTGGCAGAGTTTCCTAGACTCTGCTGTGATGACTCAACCTGTGGGGCAGAGGGTGTCTTTGTCTCTGGCCTGCCCTACCGAACCTGAGGCTGACAGTAAGAGGACCAGCATGGAAGAGAAAGCTCGCGTTCCAACACCccgggtaacacacacacatacacacacatacacacacacacacacacacacacacacacacacacacacacacacacacacacacatacacacacatacacacacacacacacacacacatacacacacacatacacacacacacacacacacacacagacaaacacccacacacacacacacacacacacacacacagacaaacacccacacacacacacacagacaaacacccacccacacacacacacacccacacacccgcacacacacacacacacacacacacagacatacatgcacacagacagacaaacacagacacacatacggacacacacacacacacacacacagaaacacagacacacacacattcatcatgATGATGGCACACGATTAGTCTACTGGGCTGTTTCCCAGACATGCACAGTGTCACATCCTGAGGTTATATCACTGTGATCCATTTGTCTATGATAATAAATTTTCTTCGCCTGGGAATTTAGTTGTTGAATTGCTACAGACAGTGTTTACAGCCCTGTAGTATCTTCTCTGTGGTGTGTCATGCTGAGGGGGTAGTAACACATCACATTTACTCTGTTACATTTACTTCTTACAAgcaactttttacatttacaagtaACTTTctgaacaaattgtactttgaGTTGATTTAAAAGAGGGAGCTTTAAACTCTCATTCAAGTACGTTTGCAAGGTGAAAACCATACTTCTTCTCTGTTACATTCATCTACGTTCCTGCTGTTACATTTTACCGTCATTAGTGCTAAAGAGCACTAAGTGGTGCCACTTCGCTTCAGTAAAGCCGGCTTTACACGGTGCGATTATCATGACAATTATGCTGTCACAGATGACAATTGCAGATTGTGAGTTCAAACCTTTGGCCATTGAATGTGTGATGTGTCATGCTCTACTGCAGTCTATTTAGAGCGTCTGGGACCAAAGACAGTCTGCGATTATCTACTGACAGTGTCAGAAATTTGGCTccaaatatttttgtcatgtgACAAACATCTAAAAGCCAACCAATAGGGATTGTCCTGGAAttgcacacaacacatgcagtaACTTCAAATAAACAGGAGTATAGCAAAAAGGTGAGGCTAGTTACACGCAAATGCACAATATCTATGTTATTTCAAAAACCtaatgtatatgtacatatcaCATGGCATagcaagttagctagctagctatctagtcCCACGTCTTGCTATTGGAAGAATACTGACTGCACTATAACTGGTTTCATCCAATTCGGAAAAATTAGAACCTGTAGTGTTCACATACAGTAAAGTCCTTATATCGATATGCAGACGCtgatggagacagaggagaaactgACAGCTTTTTGACTGTCTTCCCACAGGACAGCGACGTGACCAAGGAGGAGGACAGCTTGAGACGGGACAGACCTAAAGAGGTGTGTGCTGAATCTTCCGTTGCCTCTCGCTCTGTGCCCCTCGTCTGACCCCAGCACTGTGTCTGTATTTGAAGGCGTGTTTCAGAACCTGCTCCAGCCAGCAGGGTTTTACTGTTCACTTCCAGTACAAAAATTCTTCGACCAGCTGCAGAGCGTTACGCTGGTGACCACTAGGCGGAGATGAAATAGTGGCTCTCGAACTTCAGAGACCGGCtttttattgggtttttttcagaTCTGTGTCATCGGTAGCTTTGTACTTCATCGCAGCAAGTCCCCATTGAAAATTCTCTTCAAGACGGGCGTTTAAGGAAGTGTTTTCACACTGACTGAATGTAAAGCTGTGTTCGCGTACTGTGTCATTTTCCCCTCGCTTTTAAAAACGTGGGGAGGAGCTCCCCTGGATTTGCGATGACAGCCACTACTGCCGCAGTTTGCTTTGTGGTTTATGGTTTGTATCGCCCTTCTGCTGTGTGCTGGCCTGGAAGAGCACGTCGCCCGCGGGAGCCGTCGCCCGCCCGCTGGACGGGAATGGCCTAGAGGGCTCGCCGATGCTGCGCAGGAGCCCATGTAGAGAAACTCGCTCACCTGCCTCTCCCTACACGCACCCCCACACGCCTGGCCGCCGCCGGAGCCCACCCCAGGTACCCACATTGCCctagacccacacacacacacacacacacacaaggtacCTGCTTCACCctacactcacccacacacacacccgcgcacacacacacacacacacacaaggtacCTGCTTCACCctacactcacccacacacacacccgcgcacacacacacacacacacaaggtacCTGCTTCACCCtacacccgcgcacacacacacacacacacacacacacacaaggtacCTGCTTcaccctacacccacccacacacacacccgcgtgcacacacacacacacacacacacacaaggtacCTGCTTcaccctacacccacccacacacacacccgcgcacacacacacacacacacacacacacacacacacacacacacacaaggtacCTGCCTTGccctacacctgcacacacacacacacacacacacacacacacacacacacaccccatttgTTTGTAGAACAAATACAGTATGCATTATGGAGCTACATTAACAGAAGTGCTGTGGCTGTACAAACACTGTCAGAGCAACAGAGTGATGAGGACAGAAATGGCAGCTGATTTAACCAATCACTGAATCAGATAACGTATCTGTCACTATGCGGTTGTCTGCAAAAATAGAACACAAGGCTTAGACACCTGCCTCCAAGGTTTAGACTGTAGCTCTGTGGCCCAGCTCTGTAGTTCTAAAATCCTGTAGTGTTTTATATCTGTGGATAAGAATGACTTTCTTTTATCAGATTATTAGGCAGAATTTTTTAACCTGTACTATATGGTActggatctgtgtgtgcgcatgtgcatgtatgcatgtgtccaTTAATATCTACGTGGGTGAACATATGTATGCCTCTGGGTCATAATGGAACTGGACCCGCTTTGACTCAAACAGTTCATGCCCTCCATCTTTACAGGAGGAGAAAGCGCgctccccctctcgctctccctcgcGCAACGCTCCGTCCCCGGGCTCCACCCCCGCGCCTCCTCCTGGCCTCCCCTGCTCCCCTCCCAGGAGtgccccctctcctcctgtccAGCACTAGGTGAGACGTACCCCCTCTTTACCCTTCCTCCTTGATTCTGAAAGCATGCCACGGGTGATGTGGGTTTCCTAAGGCAGATACAGTGCTGTCTGTTGGAACTGGGTAAACAGGTATTGCATTCACAAGCTGCTTGCATTCCAgacgtttaaaaaaaataatataataaaaattcCCTTGAGGTGCGTTGTTGAACTGTTACAAAGAAAGTGTGTAAATGTAGGAATACCACAAAATCTCAGTGTGGCGCAATAATTTCCTAAACCTGCTAGCCTgtttgattagctagctaggtagttATGTAACTTACAACATCCAGACATCTCAGTGTGCTGATTATTTAACCCACTTTTTGCCTGAAAGCGGGGCTCTCCTCTGTCCAGCTCGGTATGAGAGTGATGGGTTCTAGTATCTCTGTTCTGGCAGGATCCGCTCCACTCTGTGGAGTGATAACGGTGGGAGACAACACGCCCCTTTCCCCCGCCCACCCTACCCGGCATGCAGTGGCTCCGACCCAGAATGCAATGGGCTCGGGTACCACGTGCCTTAGCCGGGACCCGGCGTCTGGCCGCTGACTCTCAGAGCCGTGCGGCGAGCTTTATGGCATCCTCGTCCAAAACACTGCAGCGCCGCCTCCGTGGCACAGCTTCATAAGCCAATCAATCAGCTGTTACAGTGACTGACAGATCTGTCAGCCAATCAGGCAGCTGGAATGCTGTGGCAAAGCTGAGCATTTTGGTAGGTTGCTCTAATtatcattataataattatatagcAAATAGTTATATCTCTATTATGCAGTTATTCATGTTAATAcctagaaaatatattttactattaATAGGACAACAAATTTTACATCCTGGACTTTATTACTGGTAGTCAATTACTACATTATTTGCTGACAAAGTGTATGTTTTGAGCTTCtatttttaatgtactttttaatTTTGATGTGGTTTCTTTGTGTTCTCTGCCTGTCCCCCATTCACTAGAGTGAAAAAGCAAGTGGGAGCAAATTCATGTTGTCCCTCCACAAGCAAGACAACCTCCAGACCAAACTATTACACAGAACTGGAGCGAGAACTTGTGCGTGTGAACTGGACTTTGCTGACGGAGAGAGAAGAGCTGTCTGTATTCGCCACTTCTGCACTTGTTTGGTGTTTAGGGAATTGGTCACGGCTATAAGTGCATGCCGCCACGGCTGGACCTCAGGGCTCAGCATAAGTGACCAGCTGTGCTCCTCGAGTAGTCCCAGAAAGTGCCTTCTCCCAGGACATGAAGGCTGCACACGTCTGGCCATTTAAACAGTACCAGCACCCCGCACTGACAAACTCCAATGAGCAGTACAACGGTAACTATGTGTTATGACTTTGATATTGATTTGTATCCACAGTATTTCTGCTAATATCAGAAAGATCTCGCTTCTAAGTAGCCACCTCGCTCGCTCACTGCTGTTACTACTCTGTTGCCTGTAACGGTTACATTTCTTGTATTCTACCTCCTTTATTTGGCGGATGGGTTTAAACC
Encoded here:
- the tle2c gene encoding TLE family member 5 isoform X5, which produces MTSRTAQIMYPHGRPQIGRGRRRVRARGGESLLSAPPLVPGHAGMKFTVLETLDHIKEEFQLFQAQYHSLKLECEKLATEKTEMHRHYIMYYEMSYGLNIEMQKQAEIVKRLSAICTQILPLLSQEHQHQVAQAVERSKHVSMADLNAIIGQQQLQHLSHHAPGFPLTPHPSGLALGAGAGLVALPGAFPFPPHLPPKDDITRPESVDPRDGAPHRSFLDSAVMTQPVGQRVSLSLACPTEPEADSKRTSMEEKARVPTPRDSDVTKEEDSLRRDRPKEICVIGSFVLHRSKSPLKILFKTGV
- the tle2c gene encoding transducin-like enhancer protein 4 isoform X4; this translates as MKFTVLETLDHIKEEFQLFQAQYHSLKLECEKLATEKTEMHRHYIMYYEMSYGLNIEMQKQAEIVKRLSAICTQILPLLSQEHQHQVAQAVERSKHVSMADLNAIIGQQQLQHLSHHAPGFPLTPHPSGLALGAGAGLVALPGAFPFPPHLPPKDDITRPESVDPRDGAPHRSFLDSAVMTQPVGQRVSLSLACPTEPEADSKRTSMEEKARVPTPRDSDVTKEEDSLRRDRPKEAWKSTSPAGAVARPLDGNGLEGSPMLRRSPCRETRSPASPYTHPHTPGRRRSPPQEEKARSPSRSPSRNAPSPGSTPAPPPGLPCSPPRSAPSPPVQH
- the tle2c gene encoding transducin-like enhancer protein 4 isoform X2, which codes for MTSRTAQIMYPHGRPQIGRGRRRVRARGGESLLSAPPLVPGHAGMKFTVLETLDHIKEEFQLFQAQYHSLKLECEKLATEKTEMHRHYIMYYEMSYGLNIEMQKQAEIVKRLSAICTQILPLLSQEHQHQVAQAVERSKHVSMADLNAIIGQQQLQHLSHHAPGFPLTPHPSGLALGAGAGLVALPGAFPFPPHLPPKDDITRPESVDPRDGAPHRSFLDSAVMTQPVGQRVSLSLACPTEPEADSKRTSMEEKARVPTPRDSDVTKEEDSLRRDRPKESTSPAGAVARPLDGNGLEGSPMLRRSPCRETRSPASPYTHPHTPGRRRSPPQEEKARSPSRSPSRNAPSPGSTPAPPPGLPCSPPRSAPSPPVQH
- the tle2c gene encoding transducin-like enhancer protein 4 isoform X1 produces the protein MTSRTAQIMYPHGRPQIGRGRRRVRARGGESLLSAPPLVPGHAGMKFTVLETLDHIKEEFQLFQAQYHSLKLECEKLATEKTEMHRHYIMYYEMSYGLNIEMQKQAEIVKRLSAICTQILPLLSQEHQHQVAQAVERSKHVSMADLNAIIGQQQLQHLSHHAPGFPLTPHPSGLALGAGAGLVALPGAFPFPPHLPPKDDITRPESVDPRDGAPHRSFLDSAVMTQPVGQRVSLSLACPTEPEADSKRTSMEEKARVPTPRDSDVTKEEDSLRRDRPKEAWKSTSPAGAVARPLDGNGLEGSPMLRRSPCRETRSPASPYTHPHTPGRRRSPPQEEKARSPSRSPSRNAPSPGSTPAPPPGLPCSPPRSAPSPPVQH
- the tle2c gene encoding transducin-like enhancer protein 4 isoform X3; protein product: MTSRTAQIMYPHGRPQAPPLVPGHAGMKFTVLETLDHIKEEFQLFQAQYHSLKLECEKLATEKTEMHRHYIMYYEMSYGLNIEMQKQAEIVKRLSAICTQILPLLSQEHQHQVAQAVERSKHVSMADLNAIIGQQQLQHLSHHAPGFPLTPHPSGLALGAGAGLVALPGAFPFPPHLPPKDDITRPESVDPRDGAPHRSFLDSAVMTQPVGQRVSLSLACPTEPEADSKRTSMEEKARVPTPRDSDVTKEEDSLRRDRPKEAWKSTSPAGAVARPLDGNGLEGSPMLRRSPCRETRSPASPYTHPHTPGRRRSPPQEEKARSPSRSPSRNAPSPGSTPAPPPGLPCSPPRSAPSPPVQH